In Syntrophorhabdaceae bacterium, the sequence GCCCTTACGGTCCTCATCATATCCTACTCCTATTCGAGGATCATCGAGCATTTTCCCCATGGCGGCGGCGGATATATCGTGGCCACCCACACCATAAGCAAGAATGCGGGGGTAATATCGGGCTGCGCCCTTCTGGTGGATTACATGCTTACCATCACCGTCTCCGTGGTTTCATGCGGCGATGCAATTTTCAGTTTCGTCCCCCTCCCGTTTCAGAAGTACAAGTTGACCTTTGTGGGGTTTCTCATTGTATTGCTGGTGGTGCTCAACTTAAGGGGAGTGAAGGAATCGGTTAAATTACTCGCGCCGATTTTCTTCATTTTTGTCATCACCCATATTATTCTTATCGGTTACGGCATAGGAAGCCATACGGCGCAGATAAAGCCACTGGTAGGCACCGTGCACAGGGATTTTGTCCAGGGCTTCTCCACCCTCGGCCTGGTGGGCATGCTTGCTATATTCCTGAGGGCCTTCTCTTTGGGCGCCGGTACCTTTACCGGCATCGAGGCCGTGTCGAACGGCATGCAGATCATGAGGGAGCCGAAGGTGCAGACCGGAAAAAGGACCATGGTCTATATGGCCACGTCTCTCGCCATCACCGCCGCCGGCCTCCTCGTATGTTACCTGCTCTTCGACATAAAGCCCGTTGAAGGCAAGACTCTGAACGCAATCCTGGCCGAGAACATGTTCGGCGGCTGGCCCCTGGGAAACGTTATTGCCCTCGTCACGATCGTCTCCGAAGGGGCGCTCCTGATCGTCGCGGCCCAGGCCGGCTTCATCGACGGCCCCAGGGTAATGTCCAACATGGCAATAGACCGGTGGTTCCCCCGTCGGTTCGCGGCTCTCTCCGAACGGCTCACCATGCAGGACGGGGTACTTCTCATGGGATTGGCCGCCTTCATTCTTTTGATCTATACCCACGGCTCCATCACGGCCCTTGTAATTATGTACTCGATAAACGTCTTCGTGACTTTTTCCTTTTCACAATTCGGCATGGCCCGGTTTTTCGTGAAGAACAAGGGCACAGATAAGAACTGGAAGAAGCATATCACCATCCATCTCATAGGGCTCGTGGTCTGCGTAACCATCCTCGTGGTCACCGTGTATGAGAAATTCCAGGAAGGGGGCTGGGTAACCCTCGTCATCACCGGCTTCGTCATCGGCTTCTGTTACCTCGTGCGGGGCCATTACGAAAAGGTGGGCAAGGCGATGCAGAAGCTCGCCGATCAGCTCTCCGATATACCGGCAGTCACCCCCTTCTGTGAAAAACCGGTGGACCCCAAAGAGATGACGGCCGTTTTGCTCGTGAGCGGCTTTAACGGCTTCGGCCTCCACACGCTCCTCTCCATCGTGCGCTCCTTTCCCGGGGTCTATACGAATTTTATCTTTGTCTCAGTGGCGGAGATCGATTCCGGCACCTTCAAGGGCATTGCGGAGATCGAGGCACTGAAGGCGTCGGTAGAGAAGGATCTTGAAAAATATGTGAAGATCACCCGGCAGCACGGGTTTCCCGCTGACTGCAGGATGAATGTGGGGACGGACGT encodes:
- a CDS encoding APC family permease — its product is MDIDPLQHEPTIIEKARRTILGAPRNVSEPSIFHKLSLIPILAWIGLGADGLSSSSYGPEEAFRTLGQHTYLAIFLALATALTVLIISYSYSRIIEHFPHGGGGYIVATHTISKNAGVISGCALLVDYMLTITVSVVSCGDAIFSFVPLPFQKYKLTFVGFLIVLLVVLNLRGVKESVKLLAPIFFIFVITHIILIGYGIGSHTAQIKPLVGTVHRDFVQGFSTLGLVGMLAIFLRAFSLGAGTFTGIEAVSNGMQIMREPKVQTGKRTMVYMATSLAITAAGLLVCYLLFDIKPVEGKTLNAILAENMFGGWPLGNVIALVTIVSEGALLIVAAQAGFIDGPRVMSNMAIDRWFPRRFAALSERLTMQDGVLLMGLAAFILLIYTHGSITALVIMYSINVFVTFSFSQFGMARFFVKNKGTDKNWKKHITIHLIGLVVCVTILVVTVYEKFQEGGWVTLVITGFVIGFCYLVRGHYEKVGKAMQKLADQLSDIPAVTPFCEKPVDPKEMTAVLLVSGFNGFGLHTLLSIVRSFPGVYTNFIFVSVAEIDSGTFKGIAEIEALKASVEKDLEKYVKITRQHGFPADCRMNVGTDVVDTVTELVESVVREFPRSTVFTGKLVFRHENPFQKILHNETAFSIQRRLQWDGVATVILPIRVSV